One genomic region from Marinomonas maritima encodes:
- a CDS encoding TRAP transporter substrate-binding protein gives MKKISLALTSLALALSAGTAVANCDSGERVVKFSHVTGGTTHPKVVAANNFADRVNKEMNGKLCVEVFPNSTLFGDSKELEALLLGDVQLLAPSLSKFGSYTDKYGVFDLPFIFKDMDHAIRFTKTKEGKGLLTAMDEYAGFVGLGYWMSGMKYFSANKPLMVPSDAKGLKFRVQTSDVAKQMIAAMGASPQAMAFSEVYGALQTGVVDGQENTWSNIYTKKFYEVQDSTTETNHQLLAYLFMTSSEFLKSLSTEDRAQFMQIADDVTQEANLNVKAAEAANRANILKAGGKINTLTPAQRQEWVDTMKPVWSQFESYIGKDLIKAAAGA, from the coding sequence ATGAAAAAAATCAGCCTTGCTCTAACCTCTTTAGCACTCGCTCTTTCTGCCGGTACAGCCGTTGCAAACTGTGATTCAGGTGAACGTGTTGTCAAATTCAGCCACGTTACCGGTGGTACAACTCACCCTAAAGTCGTTGCAGCAAATAACTTTGCAGACCGTGTAAATAAAGAAATGAATGGCAAATTGTGTGTTGAAGTTTTCCCTAACTCCACATTATTTGGTGACTCTAAAGAACTTGAAGCCCTACTTTTAGGTGACGTTCAACTATTGGCTCCATCACTGTCTAAATTCGGTTCTTATACTGACAAATACGGTGTGTTTGACCTACCTTTCATCTTTAAAGACATGGACCATGCCATTCGCTTTACTAAGACCAAAGAAGGCAAAGGTCTATTGACTGCAATGGACGAATACGCAGGTTTTGTTGGTTTAGGTTACTGGATGTCAGGCATGAAATATTTTTCTGCCAACAAACCACTTATGGTACCTAGCGATGCAAAAGGATTGAAATTCCGCGTACAAACTTCTGACGTTGCAAAACAAATGATTGCCGCAATGGGTGCATCTCCGCAAGCAATGGCATTCTCTGAAGTATACGGCGCATTGCAAACAGGCGTTGTAGACGGACAAGAAAACACTTGGTCAAATATCTACACGAAAAAATTCTACGAAGTTCAAGACAGCACAACGGAAACAAACCACCAGTTGTTGGCTTACTTGTTCATGACATCGTCTGAATTCTTGAAAAGCCTTTCTACAGAAGACCGTGCTCAGTTCATGCAGATTGCGGATGACGTAACTCAAGAAGCAAACTTGAATGTAAAAGCAGCGGAAGCAGCGAACCGTGCCAACATTCTGAAGGCCGGTGGCAAGATCAATACGCTTACACCAGCTCAGCGCCAAGAATGGGTGGATACAATGAAACCTGTTTGGAGTCAGTTCGAAAGCTACATTGGTAAAGATCTAATCAAAGCCGCAGCCGGCGCTTAA
- a CDS encoding Dps family protein: MTDIDIGINKKSRTEISDGLKRLLADSYTLYLQTHNFHWNVTGLQFRELHLMFEEHYMELATAVDDIAERIRTLDVPAPGTYKEFSKLSSIKEVDGVPSSSEMVELLTKGHEQVIKTARQVLKIAQGADDESTASLVSDRMRIHEKTAWMLRASKRA, from the coding sequence ATGACTGATATAGATATTGGCATAAACAAAAAAAGCAGAACAGAAATTTCTGATGGCTTAAAGCGCCTATTAGCGGACTCTTACACGCTGTATTTACAAACGCATAACTTTCACTGGAATGTTACCGGATTACAATTCCGTGAATTACATTTAATGTTTGAAGAGCACTATATGGAACTGGCCACGGCGGTTGACGATATCGCTGAACGTATTCGAACACTTGATGTTCCAGCCCCTGGAACCTATAAAGAATTTTCAAAACTCAGCTCCATTAAAGAAGTAGACGGTGTTCCAAGTTCATCTGAGATGGTTGAATTACTTACCAAAGGGCACGAGCAGGTCATTAAAACGGCTCGTCAGGTATTAAAAATAGCACAAGGTGCTGACGATGAGTCCACTGCCTCATTGGTGTCTGACCGTATGCGCATACACGAGAAGACAGCTTGGATGTTGAGAGCCTCTAAAAGAGCATAA
- a CDS encoding TRAP transporter large permease → MESIILFSLVLILLFIGLPVGISLGLSSILFITFFSHDSLSSVAISLFGAGQHYTLLAIPFFIIASSYMSTGGVAKRLINFAIASVGHFRGGLAMASVLACMMFAALSGSSPATVVAIGTIAIAGMTQVGYSKEFAAGIIANAGTLGILIPPSIVMVVYAASVDVSVGRMFLAGVIPGLMAGGMLMLAIYVVARIKKLPAEEWKGFGHLIRGGKEAGWGLFLVVIIMGGIYGGVFTPTEAAVVAAVYSMFIALFVYRDMGPLKGKTWTNDEDAPHARVGFNGMVYGVSFFLVWEIMSFFVWADSETVTGGDRAVWGAIMSVTLAIFYVYKRASKLEQSIGACLAAGLPVWGRNLSMMLRGFFPSLFGEESRKVMLEGTKTTIMLMFIIANALLFAHTLSAERIPQMITEWMLGVGFNWFTFLIAVNILLLIGGQFMEPSGLLVIVAPVVFPIAMELGVDPIHLGIIMVVNMEIGMITPPIGLNLFVTSGITGMSLARVVKAAMPFVLVLMVFLVLVTYIPALSTALPYSIMGPEIVQ, encoded by the coding sequence GTGGAATCTATCATTCTATTTTCCTTGGTACTAATCCTGCTGTTTATTGGCTTGCCGGTTGGTATCTCGTTGGGCTTATCGTCCATATTGTTTATTACTTTTTTCTCACACGACTCTTTGTCGTCTGTTGCAATATCCCTGTTTGGAGCTGGTCAGCACTATACGTTGCTGGCTATCCCGTTTTTCATTATTGCCTCGTCTTATATGTCGACCGGTGGCGTTGCAAAGCGTTTAATTAACTTTGCGATTGCCAGTGTTGGTCACTTTAGAGGTGGCTTGGCTATGGCGTCTGTGTTGGCATGCATGATGTTCGCGGCATTGTCTGGTTCATCTCCAGCAACGGTTGTGGCCATCGGTACGATTGCTATTGCAGGTATGACGCAAGTGGGTTACTCAAAAGAGTTCGCCGCTGGCATCATCGCTAACGCAGGCACATTGGGTATTTTGATTCCACCATCCATCGTAATGGTTGTGTACGCGGCGTCTGTTGACGTGTCTGTTGGTCGTATGTTCTTGGCAGGGGTTATTCCTGGCTTGATGGCGGGCGGTATGTTGATGCTGGCGATCTATGTGGTTGCTCGTATCAAAAAGCTCCCTGCAGAAGAATGGAAAGGCTTTGGGCATTTGATTCGTGGTGGTAAAGAAGCGGGCTGGGGCTTGTTCCTTGTCGTGATCATCATGGGTGGTATTTATGGTGGTGTGTTCACACCAACCGAAGCCGCTGTTGTTGCCGCCGTTTATTCTATGTTCATCGCTCTATTTGTTTACCGTGACATGGGCCCTTTGAAAGGCAAAACATGGACAAACGATGAAGACGCGCCGCACGCTCGTGTTGGCTTTAACGGTATGGTTTATGGTGTGTCGTTCTTCCTTGTGTGGGAAATCATGTCTTTCTTTGTCTGGGCAGACAGCGAAACCGTTACAGGCGGCGACCGTGCTGTTTGGGGCGCAATCATGTCTGTTACGCTGGCAATTTTCTACGTCTACAAACGCGCAAGCAAATTAGAACAATCCATCGGCGCATGTTTGGCTGCTGGTTTACCTGTTTGGGGTCGTAACTTGTCTATGATGCTACGTGGTTTCTTCCCATCGTTGTTCGGTGAAGAATCTCGTAAAGTCATGCTAGAAGGCACAAAAACAACCATTATGCTGATGTTTATCATCGCTAATGCGCTGTTGTTTGCTCATACGCTTTCTGCAGAACGCATTCCACAAATGATCACAGAGTGGATGCTTGGAGTTGGCTTTAACTGGTTTACCTTCCTTATTGCGGTGAATATCTTGTTGTTGATTGGTGGCCAATTCATGGAGCCTTCTGGCCTATTGGTTATCGTGGCACCAGTGGTGTTCCCAATTGCGATGGAACTGGGCGTTGACCCAATTCACCTAGGTATCATCATGGTGGTAAACATGGAAATCGGCATGATAACACCACCAATCGGTTTGAACCTGTTCGTTACCTCGGGGATTACCGGAATGAGTTTGGCGCGTGTTGTAAAAGCCGCTATGCCATTTGTCTTAGTATTGATGGTGTTCTTGGTATTAGTAACTTATATTCCAGCACTGTCTACGGCATTACCGTACAGCATTATGGGGCCAGAAATCGTTCAATAA
- a CDS encoding TRAP transporter small permease: MAHWPHLYLLIFILILWALEKRFPKVMERAEENLLIIVISSIMAVSFGQVIARYGFNTGWDAALEFNTVAFSWLILLGMSYGIKTGLHLGVDIVLNAVPKRISKALSLFGAAAAMLYGLILLDSTWLAMLGVDVSGGAIEYWLKMFKIGIGSDELRYPEFVQEMFGLRPRVHRWIVLVILPISLALLSYRSLQAFIDIARGKRDMLISGHEAQELVEENKNVLKD, encoded by the coding sequence ATGGCACATTGGCCGCATCTTTATTTACTTATCTTTATTCTAATCCTTTGGGCTTTAGAAAAGCGCTTCCCAAAAGTCATGGAGCGGGCAGAAGAGAATCTACTGATCATCGTGATTTCTTCTATTATGGCAGTATCGTTTGGGCAAGTAATTGCTCGTTACGGCTTTAACACTGGCTGGGATGCTGCGCTTGAATTTAACACCGTTGCCTTTTCTTGGTTAATCCTTCTAGGCATGAGTTATGGCATCAAAACGGGCCTTCATCTTGGTGTTGATATTGTCTTAAATGCCGTACCAAAACGCATTTCCAAAGCACTGTCTTTGTTTGGTGCCGCAGCTGCTATGCTGTATGGCTTGATCCTGCTAGATTCCACTTGGCTGGCTATGCTTGGTGTCGATGTCAGCGGCGGTGCTATCGAATATTGGTTAAAAATGTTCAAAATTGGCATAGGTTCTGACGAACTTCGTTACCCTGAATTTGTACAAGAAATGTTTGGTTTGCGCCCTCGCGTACATCGTTGGATCGTTCTTGTTATTTTACCAATCAGTTTGGCTTTACTTTCTTATCGTTCTTTGCAAGCTTTTATCGATATTGCACGCGGCAAACGCGACATGTTGATCAGTGGCCATGAAGCACAAGAACTTGTCGAAGAAAACAAAAACGTCTTGAAAGACTAG